In the Gemmatimonadota bacterium genome, GGTCCGGCATCCCGGTCGCCGCGGTCAGCACCGGCTTCCCGGCGGGCCTCTCGCCGTTCGAGCAGCGCCTCGCCGAGATCCCCGCGTCGGTCGATGCCGGCGCGCGGGAGATCGACATCGTCATCACGCGCGCGCACGTGCTCACCGGGGACTGGCAGGCCCTCTACGACGAGGTGCGGCTCTTCCGTGAGGCGTGCGGCGACGCGCATCTCAAGGCGATCCTCGCCACCGGCGAACTCGCCACGCTCACCAACGTCGCGCGCGCCAGTTGGGTCGCCATGCAGGCCGGCGCCGATTTCATCAAGACGAGCACCGGCAAGGAAGGGACGAACGCGACGCTGCCGGTGAGCCTCGTGATGGTGCGGCAGATCCGCGCGTACGAGGAGGCCACCGGCTTCAAGGTCGGCTACAAGCCGGCCGGCGGGATCCGCACCGCCAAGCAGGCGCTCGAGTACCTGCTGCTGATGAAGGAGGAGCTCGGCGACCGCTGGCTGCAGCCCGACCTCTTCCGGTTCGGCGCGTCGTCGTTGCTGACCGACATCGAGCGCCAGCTCGAGCACTTCGTGACCGGGCGGTACAGCGCCGCTCATCGTCAACCAATGCCCTGAGACGCGAGCGCACGATGCCGAGCGTTGCCGAGATCTTCGAGACGATGGATTACGGGCCCGCGCCCGAGAGCGATGCCGAGGCGCGCGCCTGGCTCGCCACGCATGGCGGGCGCTTCGGCCAGTTCGTGAACGGGGCGTGGACGAAGGCGGGCACCACCTTCGACGTGACGGACCCGAGCAATGCCCAGGTGCTCGCGAAGGTGTCGCAGGCCTCCGCGAAGGAGGTCGATGCGGCGGTGGCCGCCGCGCGGAAGGCGTTCCCCAAGTGGGCGCGGCTGAGCGCGCATTCCCGCGCGCGGCACCTCTACGCGCTCGCGCGCATGGTGCAGAAGCATGCGCGGCTCTTCGCCGTCATCGAGTCGATGGACAACGGCAAGCCGATCCGCGAGACGCGCGACCTCGACATCCCGCTCGTCGCGCGGCACTTCTACCATCACGCCGGCTGGGCGCAGCTGCTGCCGTCGGAGTTCGCGGGGTACGGTCCGGTCGGCGTGGTCGGGCAGATCATCCCGTGGAACTTCCCGTTGCTGATGCTCGCGTGGAAGGTCGCGCCGGCGCTCGCGGCGGGGAACACGGTCGTGCTCAAGCCGGCGGAGTTCACGCCGCTCTCGGCGCTGCTCTTCGCCGAGCTCGCGGCCGAGGCCGGGCTGCCGCCCGGCGTGCTCAACGTCATCACGGGGGACGGACGGACCGGCGCGGCACTCGTCGATCACCCCGACGTGGACAAGATCGCATTCACCGGCTCCACCGACGTGGGACGGATCATCCGCAAGGCGACGGCGGGGAGCGGCAAGAAGCTCTCGCTCGAACTGGGCGGGAAGTCGCCGTTCATCGTCTATGAGGACGCCGACCTCGACAGTGTGGTCGAGGGTGTGGTCGACGCGATCTGGTTCAACCAGGGGCAGGTCTGCTGCGCGGGCTCGCGCCTGCTCGTGCAGGAGGGCGTGCACGACCGCCTGATGGACAAGCTCCGCGCGCGGATGGAGAAGCTCCGCGTCGGCAAGCCGCTCGACAAGGCGGTGGACATGGGCGCGATCGTCGCGCCGGAGCAGCTCGAGCGCATCACGACGCTGGTGGCGCAGGGGAAGGCCGAGGGCGCCGAGCTGTGGCAGCCGAGCTGGAGCGTGCCGAAGAACGGCTGCTTCTATCCGCCGACGCTGTTCACGAAGGTCGAGCCCGCGAGCACGATCGCGCAGGTGGAGATCTTCGGCCCGGTGCTGGTGGCGATGAGCTTCCGCACGCCGGAGGAATCGGTCGCGCTGGCGAACAACACGCCGTTCGGGTTGGCGGCGAGCGTGTGGACGGAGAACATCAACCTCGCGCTCGACATCGCCCCCAAGCTCAAGGCGGGAGTGGTGTGGGTGAACGCGACGAATCTGTTCGATGCGGCGGCGGGGTTCGGTGGATACCGCGAGTCGGGGTATGGACGTGAGGGTGGGCGGGAAGGGATGTGGGAGTACGTCAAGATGAAGGTGGAAGGTGGAA is a window encoding:
- a CDS encoding aldehyde dehydrogenase family protein — encoded protein: MPSVAEIFETMDYGPAPESDAEARAWLATHGGRFGQFVNGAWTKAGTTFDVTDPSNAQVLAKVSQASAKEVDAAVAAARKAFPKWARLSAHSRARHLYALARMVQKHARLFAVIESMDNGKPIRETRDLDIPLVARHFYHHAGWAQLLPSEFAGYGPVGVVGQIIPWNFPLLMLAWKVAPALAAGNTVVLKPAEFTPLSALLFAELAAEAGLPPGVLNVITGDGRTGAALVDHPDVDKIAFTGSTDVGRIIRKATAGSGKKLSLELGGKSPFIVYEDADLDSVVEGVVDAIWFNQGQVCCAGSRLLVQEGVHDRLMDKLRARMEKLRVGKPLDKAVDMGAIVAPEQLERITTLVAQGKAEGAELWQPSWSVPKNGCFYPPTLFTKVEPASTIAQVEIFGPVLVAMSFRTPEESVALANNTPFGLAASVWTENINLALDIAPKLKAGVVWVNATNLFDAAAGFGGYRESGYGREGGREGMWEYVKMKVEGGRVKVDGGPSAASRTAPRIAGQSSVHPPSASIPPIDRTPKLFIGGKQARPDSGYTRAIVDPRGRRIGEVGEGNRKDLRNAVEAAHAAAKSWSKSTAHLRAQILFYIGENLSARGDEFAARLRAQTGATAAQARAEVEASVSRLFTYAAWADKWDGAVHNVPIRGVALQMHEPIGVVAVAAPDASPLLGFVSTVAPLLATGNAVVVIPSEPHPLSVTDLYTVFESSDVPGGAVNIVTGAKDVLAKSLAEHDDVEAIWYWGSKDGKKAVEFASAGNMKRTWAHAGAADWSAPIDARAFLREATQVKNIWVPYGE
- the deoC gene encoding deoxyribose-phosphate aldolase, with translation MSASELPRNPGQPLDLDVVRSIRVNRSAAERRAATIPTRRTVKKEWQAAWLLKAITLMDLTTLSGDDTDGNVKRLCAKARTPVRGEILHALGADRLGITVGAVCVYHQYVSTAVQALAGSGIPVAAVSTGFPAGLSPFEQRLAEIPASVDAGAREIDIVITRAHVLTGDWQALYDEVRLFREACGDAHLKAILATGELATLTNVARASWVAMQAGADFIKTSTGKEGTNATLPVSLVMVRQIRAYEEATGFKVGYKPAGGIRTAKQALEYLLLMKEELGDRWLQPDLFRFGASSLLTDIERQLEHFVTGRYSAAHRQPMP